CCGATGGCGCCGGGACGAGGCCTTCCGCCGGACCGCCCTGCACCGGCCGGACCTGATCGAGCGCTGCGACCCGTCCGCGTTCGACAGGAAGGACCGGGAGATCCTCTCCATCCTGGGCTGGGCGCCGTCTCCCGACGGCCGATTTTGGCGCAGGCCTCAGGCCGTGGAAGAATAGGCCGCTGCCGTTCGTCCGGCGTGCGCCCCTGCCACAGGGGGACACGACGCCCGTCCCGACGCCGCGGCTCCTTCACGATCACTTCCTATTGCCGTCGATGACCTGTGGCATCGGCGAAGAAAGCAGACGAACATGTCGCACGTGCTCGACGCCGTCAACGCCGCCTCGCTGCGGACCGACCTCCCCGCCTTCCGCCCCGGTGACACCGTGAACGTCCACGTCCGCGTCATCGAGGGCAACCGCTCCCGCATCCAGCAGTTCAAGGGCGTCGTCATCCGCCGCCAGGGTTCGGGCGTCAGCGAGACCTTCACGGTCCGCAAGGTCTCCTTCTCCGTCGGCGTCGAGCGCACCTTCCCGGTGCACAGCCCGATCTTCGAGAAGATCGAGCTGGTCACCCGCGGCGACGTCCGCCGTGCCAAGCTCTACTACCTGCGTGAGCTGCGCGGCAAGGCCGCGAAGATCAAGGAGAAGCGCGAGAACTGAGCCGCGGCTCACACCCGTGCCCCGCTGAGGCCTCATACGGTTCTTACGGCGGCCGGATAGCATCTGGCCCCGATGGACACCGAAGCACTGCACACGGAGCGCGACCGCTCTTCCGCCCCCGAGACCCACGGGTCCGGCGCCGGAGAGGGGTCGCGCTCCGTGCGCGTTTCCCGGCAGTCCCCCCGGCGGTGGTCCCCCTGGCGGCGAGCCGGTGTCCTCGGCGGTGCCTGCGCCGTCTTCCTGCTGCTCCTCAGCCACTTCGTGATGCAGCCGTTCCTGATCCCCAGCACTTCCATGCAGCCCGCCCTGGAGGTCGGCGACCGGGTGCTGGTGAACAAGCTGGCGTACCGCTTCGGCTCCGAGCCGCGGCGCGGTGACGTGGTCGTGTTCGACGGCACCGGCTCCTTCGTCCCGGAGGGCGTGGCGGAGAACCCGGTCAGCGCCGCCGCCCGGGAGGGGCTCTCCGCCCTCGGGCTCGCGGAACCGTCCGACACCGATTTCGTCAAACGTGTGGTGGGCGTGGGCGGCGACCGCGTGGTCTGCTGCGACAAGGGGGGACGGCTCGAGGTGAACGGCGTACCGGTCGACGAGAGCTATCTGTACGCCGGTGACGCCGCGTCGCACGTGCCCTTCGACATCGTCGTACCGCAGGGGACCCTGTGGGTCATGGGCGACCACCGCAGCAGGTCGCGCGACTCCCGCGACCACCTCGGCGAGCCCGGCGGTGGCACGGTGCCCCTCGACAGGGTCGTCGGACGCGCGGACTGGATCGGCTGGCCGGCCGGCCGCTGGTCCCCGCTGCCGGCGACCGGCGCCTTCGACCGCGTGACCGCGCCGGAAGGCGCCCATGGGTAGCCGCGGACGCCGTGCGAGCCACCGGGCCGACACCAGGCTGCCCACCGGTACCCGGCCCACCGACGGCGGCCGGACGCTCCCCGGGCGCGCCGAGCGGCGCAGGCTCGCCAAGAAGGTGAAGAGACGGCGGCAGCGCTCCGCGGTCAAGGAGATCCCGATCCTGATCACGGTGGCGCTGGTGATCGCCCTGGTGCTCAAGACGTTCCTGGTGCAGGCGTTCGTCATCCCCTCCGGCTCGATGGAGCAGACGATCCGCATCGACGACCGGGTCCTGGTCGACAAGCTGACGCCCTGGTTCGGCTCCAAGCCCGAGCGCGGCGACGTCGTCGTCTTCAAGGACCCCGGCGGCTGGCTCGAGGACGAGCAGACCCCGCGGCCGGACGACCCGATCGTCGTCAAGCAGGTCAAGGACGTACTGACCTTCATCGGCCTGCTGCCGAGCGACGACGAGCAGGACCTGATCAAGCGGGTCGTCGCCGTCGGCGGCGACTCGGTGAAGTGCTGCGACGCGGACGGCAGGGTCACGGTCAACGGGGTCCCGCTGAACGAGCCGTATCTGCACCCCGGCAACGCCCCGTCGACGATGCGGTTCGACGTGCAGGTCCCCGAGGGCCGGCTCTTCGTGATGGGCGACCACCGGTCGAACTCGGCCGACTCCCGGTTCCACCTCGACGAGGAGTACAGCGGCACCGTCTCGGAGGAGGAGGTCGTCGGGCGCGCCGTGGTCATCGCGTGGCCGCTGGACCACTGGCGCAAACTGGAGGAGAGGGGTACGTACGCCTCGGTGCCCGATGCGCGCGCCGGGACGGCCACCGCACTCGGACCGTCGCATAGTGTGTCCTCCCGGGATCACAAAGGAGTGGTCCTGCTCCCGAGCCCTGCGGAACTCCCGCTCGTTATGGGAGTGGTGGGCCTGCGTCTTCTCGGGCGCCGGCGGTCGCACGGAGTGAGGAGTGGATGTGGGGGATGTGGCGGTAGGCGCACGGTCCGGACACGAGGGGCCCGAGGAGCGGCCCGAGCGGTACGCGAGGCCTTCCCCCGGTTCCGGCAGCTCCGACGGCCTTCCCCCGCAGGGCGACGGCGCTTCGGGGGACGGTGAGGCGGCGGGCGACGGCGGCTCGTCCGGTACCGGTGCGAAGAAGCAGCGGTCCTTCTGGAAGGAACTGCCGCTGCTGGTCGGTATCGCGCTGGTGCTGGCGCTGCTGATCAAGACCTTCCTGGTGCAGGCGTTCTCGATCCCGTCCGACTCGATGATGAACACGCTGCAGCGGGGCGACCGGGTGCTGGTCGACAAGCTGACTCCCTGGTTCGGCTCCGAGCCCGAGCGCGGCGAGGTCGTGGTGTTCCACGATCCGGGCGGCTGGCTGGACGACACCCACACCCCCGAGCCCAACCTGGTGCAGCGGTTCCTGAGCTTCATCGGCCTGATGCCGTCGTCGGAGCAGAAGGACCTGATCAAGCGGGTCATCGCGGTAGGCGGTGACACCGTCTCCTGCAAGAAGGGGGGCAAGGTCATGGTCAACGGCAAGGCCCTGGACGAGACGTCGTACATCCGCCCGGGCAGCACGCCCTGCGACGACAAGCCGTTCGGGCCGATCCGGGTGCCCGAGGGCCGGATCTGGGTGATGGGCGACAACCGGGACAACTCCCTGGACTCCCGCTACCACCAGGAGCTGCCCTACAACGGCACGGTCAGCAACGAGGACGTCGTGGGGCGGGCCGTGGTGGTGGCCTGGCCGTTCGACCGCTGGTCCACGCTGCCCGTTCCGGACACCTTCGACCAGCCCGGACTGAACGCGGCGGCGCCGATCGGCGGGACCGCCGTGCCCGGCGCACTCGCCGCGGCGGGCGCGTTGCCGATCGTGCTGGTCCGCCGGAGGCGGCTGACCGGCGGGCGAACCGGCGGGTAGGGTGCCGCTCGGATCAGCGATCGCCGGTCCTGGGAGGCAGGGAGCGCTGCGATGAGCGGAATGGGACGTACGGGCAACGGCCGCGGCCGCCTCGGCAGTGTGCTGTCGGGGCTCGCCGTGGCCGTCGGCTGTGTGCTCTTCCTCGGCGGCTTCGTCTGGGGGGCGCTGCTCTACCAGCCGTACACGGTGCCGACGGACTCGATGTCCCCCACCGTGGCGCCGGGAGACCGGGTGCTGGCGGAGCGGATCGACGGCTCCGAGGTCCGGCGCGGGGACGTCGTCGTCTTCACCGACCGGGTGTGGGCGGACGCGCCGATGGTGAAGCGCGTGGTCGGGATCGGCGGGGACACGGTCGCCTGCTGCGACGCGGACGGCCGGATGACCGTCGACGGCAGGGCCGTCGAGGAACCGTATCTGCGCGGTGAGGAGCCCGCCTCGCCGATCGGTTTCACCGTCTCGGTGCCCGAGGGGAAGCTCTTCCTCCTGGGGGACGAGCGCAGGACCTCCGTGGACTCCCGAGCGCACCTTCAGGAGGCCGGCCAGGGCACGGTGCCGGCCGGGGCCGTCAGCGCCCGGCTGGACGCCGTCGCCTGGCCTCTCGGCGGAGTCCTGGAACGGCCGCGGAGCTTCGCCGCCCTGCCGGGCGGGATCTCCGAGCCCGGGCCCATCCGGCAGGTTCTGGCGACGGTGACGGCCGGTGCCGTGCTGATCCTGGGCGGGGCCGCCTGGGGGCCGCTCGCCGGGCTCGCCGGCCGACGGCGGCGGTCGGCCGGGCGGAGCGGGGCGGCCGGGCGGAGCGGGGCGGCCGCGGATGCCTGAGGAGCCCGCGGAGGGCCTGGCACCCGGGGCGGCCGCGGACGGGCCCGCGCTGCGCCGGGTCTCCCGGGTGATCCTGCTCGATCCCGACGACCGCGTGCTGCTGCTGCACGGCTTCGAGCCGGACGATCCGGACGACGACTGGTGGTTCACGCCCGGCGGCGGGGTCGAGGGCACGGAGTCCCGGGAGGAGGCCGCGCTGCGCGAACTGGCCGAGGAGACGGGGATCACGGAGGTCGAGCTGGGGCCGGTGATCTGGCAGCGCCAGTGCTCCTTCCCGTTCGACGGGCGCCGCTGGGACCAGGACGAGTGGTACTACCTGGCGCGTACCCGGCAGACGGCGACCAGCCTGACGGGGCTGACCCGGCTGGAGCGGCGCAGTGTCGCCGGGCTCAGGTGGTGGACCTCCGCCGAACTGTCCGCGGCGCGTGAGACGGTGTACCCGACCAGGCTCGCCGAGCTGCTGCGCACGCTGCTCGACGAGGGGCCTCCGAGTGCGCCCGTGGTCCTGGCCCGGGAAGTCGTCTAGGGACGCGGGGGCTGGCGCACAATGGGGGGACGCACGGCTGAAGGGGAACATGCCATGAGCGCCGAGGACCTCGAGAAGTACGAGACCGAGATGGAGCTGAAGCTCTACCGGGAGTACCGCGACGTCGTCGGTCTGTTCAAGTACGTGATCGAGACCGAGCGTCGCTTCTACCTCACCAATGACTACGAGATGCAGGTGCACTCGGTGCAGGGCGAGGTCTTCTTCGAGGTGTCCATGGCGGACGCCTGGGTCTGGGACATGTACCGGCCGGCCAGGTTCGTGAAGCAGGTCCGGGTGCTCACGTTCAAGGACGTGAACATCGAGGAGCTGAACAAGAGCGATCTGGAGCTCCCCCAGGGCTGACCCTCACCCGAACGAGGGGCGCGGTTTTCCACAGCGAGGCGGTTTTCCACCAAGATCCACCCGCCGGGGCCACGCGCGTCAGAGTCGGTGCCGGAGGTGGTGCCGAGATGAACGCGACGCGTGCACTGGGGCGGTACGGCGAGGAACTGGCGGCCCGGCGGCTGGCGGCGGGCGGGATGGCCGTGCTCGCCCGGAACTGGCGATGCGGACGGGCCGGCGAGATCGACATCGTCGCCCGGGACGGCGACACGGTGGTCGTCTGCGAGGTCAAGACGCGCAGGGGCGGCCCGGAGGGGCGGGCGCCCTTCGAACATCCGATGGCCGCGATCACCACGGCCAAGGCGGACCGCCTCAGACGTCTGGCCGCGTGCTGGCTGGAGCTCCACGGGGGACCACCACCCCGCGGCGGGGTGCGGATCGATCTCGTGGCGGTGCTGCTCCCCCGGCGGGGAGCGCCCCGGGTCGAGCACGTGACGGGGGTGGCCTGATGGGATTCGCCCGCACCTGCTCCGTGGCGCTGGTGGGCGTCGAGGGCGTGGTCGTGGAGGTCCAGGCGGACCTGGAACCGGGGGTCGCGGCCTTCACCCTGGTCGGGCTGCCGGACAAGAGCCTCGTGGAGAGCCGCGACCGGGTCCGGGCGGCGGTCGTCAACTCCGGTGCCGAGTGGCCGCAGAAGAAGCTCACGGTCGGCCTCAGCCCGGCGTCCGTGCCCAAGGGCGGCAGTGGGTTCGACCTCGCCGTAGCCTGCGCGGTCCTGGGCGCGGCCGAGCGCGTCGATCCCAGGGCGATCGCGGATCTGGTGCTCCTCGGCGAGCTCGGCCTGGACGGCAGGGTGCGGCCGGTGCGGGGCGTCCTGCCCGCGGTCCTCGCCGCGGCGGAGGCCGGCTACCAGCAGGTCGTCGTGCCCGAGCGGACCGCGGGCGAGGCCTCGCTCGTGCCGGGCGTCTCGGTCCTCGGCGTGCGCAGTCTCCGCCAGCTGATCGCGGTGCTGAACGACGAGCCGGTGCCGGAGGAGGAGCCCGACGGCGACGGCCGGCCCGGTGCCCTGCTCGCGGGGCTGGTGGTGCCCGGCGCCGGGCCGGGCACGGGACTCCCCGCCGATCCGGACCGGGCCGGCTCCCTGCCCGACCTGGCGGACGTCGCCGGTCAGCACGGGGCACGGACCGCGCTCGAGGTCGCCGCGGCCGGGAGACACCACCTGCTGCTCCAGGGACCTCCGGGCGCGGGCAAGACCATGCTCGCGGAGCGGCTTCCGTCGGTGCTCCCGCCGCTCACCCGCAAGGAGTCCCTCGAGATCACCGCCGTCCACTCGGTCGCGGGCATCCTCCCGCCCGGCGAACCCCTGGTGCGCACCCCGCCCTACTGCGCCCCGCACCACTCTGCGACGATGCAGTCCCTCGTGGGCGGCGGGCAGGGCGTGCCGAGGCCCGGAGCGGTCTCCCTGGCGCACCGGGGCGTCCTGTTCCTGGACGAGGCCCCGGAGTTCTCCGGCAAGGCGCTCGACGCCCTCCGCCAGCCCCTCGAATCGGGTCATGTGATCGTGGCGCGGAGTGCGGGTGTGGTCCGGCTGCCCGCCCGGTTCCTCCTGATGCTCGCGGCCAACCCCTGCCCCTGCGGGCGCCACACCCTGCACGGCGCGGGATGCGACTGCCCTCCCGCGCTGATCCGGCGCTACCAGGCACGGCTCTCCGGCCCGCTGCTCGACCGGGTGGACCTGCGGGTCGAGGTGGAGCCCGTCAGCCGCGCCGACCTGCTGGGCCAGGGCGCCCGCGGCGAGCCGTCCGCGTCCGTCGCGGCCCGGGTCGGGGAGGCGCGGGACCGGGCGGCCGCCCGGCTGTCCGGCACCCCGTGGCGCGCCAACAGCGAGGTGCCCGGCCATGAGCTGCGCACCCGCTGGCACACCGCTCCCGGCGCGCTCGCCGCGGCGGAGCGGGACATGGAGCGGGGGCTGCTCACGGCCAGGGGCATGGACCGGGTGCTCCGGGTCGCCTGGACGGTCGCCGACCTCGCCGGCCGTGACCGGCCCCATGCACGGGATGTGGACCTGGCGCTGCAACTGCGCACGGGCATCGCCCGCGGCGTCCCGGCGGGCTTCGGAGCCGGGCGATGAGCACCGGTCCCGTGCACGGGCCGCCCCGGCGCCCGGGCACGGAGTGGGGAGCCCCGGCATGACCGCCGGAGCGGGTGAGGAGGAGCGCAGGGCGCGTGCGGCGTTGACAGGGGTCGTCGAACCGGGTGATGAGCGCGCGGGCGGATGGCTGCGCCGGTACGGCCCGGTGGAGCTCCTGACCCGTCTCACCGCGCCCGCCGGGACCGAGAACCCCCTCCCCGGAGCCGGGGAGGAGCGGATGCGGGGCTACCGGACCCGGGCAGCGGCGGCCCGTCCGGAGCGCGATCTGGAGCGGGTGGCCGAGCTGGGCGGGCGTTTCGTGTGCCCGGGGGACCCGGAGTGGCCGGGGCAGCTGGACGACCTCGGAGACGCGAGACCGGTCGGGCTCTGGGTGCGAGGCCCCGCCGACCTGCGGATATGGGCCCTGCGCTCGGTCGCCGTGGTGGGTGCCAGAGCCTGCACCCCGTACGGCGCCCATGTGTCCGGGACACTCGCCTCGGGTCTGGCCGAACGCGGCTGGGTCGTCGTCTCCGGCGCGGCGTACGGGATCGACGCCGCCGCCCATCGGGGTGCCCTGTCCACGGGGGGCGCCACGGTCGCCGTGCTGGCCTGCGGGGTGGACACCGTCTACCCCCGGGGGCACACCGAGTTGATCGGCCGCATGGTCGAACAGGGTCTGGTCGTAGCGGAGTTGCCGCCGGGAGCCCACCCCACACGCAGCCGGTTCGTGCTGCGGAACCGGGTCATCGCGGCCCTGTCGCGGGGCACCGTCGTCGTGGAGGCCGAGTACCGGAGCGGTTCCCTGGCCACCGCCCGTGCCGCGGAGCGCCTCGGACGCCTCACCATGGGTGTTCCCGGCCCGGTGACCAGCGGGCTCTCCTCGGGGGTGCACGAACTGCTGCGCAGCGGGGCGGTGCTGGTCACCGACCCCGACGAAGTGGTCGAACTGGTCGGTGACATCGGTGAACTCGCCCCCGCGCGCCGGGGACCCGTGCTCCCCAGAGACCTTCTCGGGCCCGGCTGCGCACGTGTTCTGGAGGCGCTCCCGGTCCGCGCCGCCCTCGACGGCCGGGAGGTCGCCGTTCGAGCCGGCACCTCGCCCGACGAGACCCTCGCGAGGCTGTACGAACTGCACTCCCTGGGCTTCGTCGAACGCCGAGGGGACCGCTGGCAGTTGGCCCCGGGAGACACAACGGGCTCGAACGTACGGCGAGGCGATGCTTGACCTGGGGCATTCGGGTGACAGGGTGAGCCCGATGGCCCCGGCCGCACCTTCGCGACAGCCCGAGGGCCGGTGCCCGCTGCCCCGGCCCTCGTTCGAAGATGTGGCCGAAGGTACACACTCACCGAGGCGCGATCCGCCGCCGTTCGCGCACCGCTATCCGCCAGTCACGCTACGCTCGCCAGGTTCACCGCCCAGCCCCCGGCCCAGACAACCCGTCCCATCACGCTCCACGGCAGAACGGCTCAAAGGCAACGCATGCCCCAGCACACCTCCGGGTCTGACCACGCGGCAGTTCCCCCCGCTGCCCGTGGTTCCGTGCGGCCGCCCGCGCCCTCGTCGCTCGAAGAGCTGTGGCGGTCGTACAAGGCCACCGGTGACGAACGGTTGCGGGAGCAGCTGATCCTGCACTACTCACCGCTGGTGAAGTACGTCGCGGGCCGGGTGAGCGTCGGACTGCCGTCCAACGTCGAGCAGGCGGACTTCGTTTCCTCCGGGGTCTTCGGACTCATCGACGCGATCGAGAAGTTCGACATCGAGCGTTCGATCAAGTTCGAGACGTACGCGATCACCCGGATCCGGGGCGCCATGATCGACGAGTTGCGGGCACTGGACTGGATCCCTCGCTCCGTGCGGCAGAAGGCCCGTAACGTCGAGCGTGCGTACGCCACGCTGGAGGCGCAACTGCGGCGCACCCCCTCCGAGAGCGAGGTGGCCGCCGAGATGGGCATCTCGCTCGAGGAACTGCACTCCGTCTTCAGCCAGTTGTCCCTGGCGAACGTGGTCGCCCTGGAGGAACTGCTCCATGTCGGGGGCGAGGGCGGCGACCGGCTCAGCCTCATGGACACCCTGGAGGACACCGCAGCGGACAATCCGGTGGAGGTGGCCGAGGACCGCGAGCTGCGACGCCTCCTCGCCCGCGCCATCAACACGCTCCCCGACCGGGAGAAGACCGTCGTCACCCTCTACTACTACGAAGGCCTGACGCTGGCCGAGATCGGCAACGTCCTGGGCGTCACCGAGAGCCGGGTCAGCCAGATCCACACCAAGTCCGTACTGCAACTCAGGGCGAAACTGGCCGACGTCGCCAGATGAGGCGGCGCCGCCCGCCGGGGCCGGCCCCACCGCGGAGCCGGCAGCGGGGCCGGGCCGATCCGGCACGGTCCCGCCCGTGCGAGCCGTCCTCGCCGTAAAGTGGTTCCGTGCCAAGGATTCGAGCGGCCTCCGTGGCCGAGCACCGGACCATGCAGCGCGCCGCTCTGCTGGACGCCGCACGCTCCCTGCTGTCCGAAGGGGGGACGGAGGCGCTCACCTTCCCCGCCCTCGCCGAGCGCACGGGCCTGGCCAGATCCTCCGTCTACGAGTACTTCCGCTCCCGCGCCGCGGTGGTCGAAGAGCTGTGCGCCGTCGACTTCCCCGTCTGGGCGGCGGAGGTGGAGGCAGCCATGGCGGCCGCGGACACCGCCGAGGGCAAGGTCGAGGCCTATGTGCGCCGTCAGCTCGAGCTCGTCGGCGACCGGCGCCACCGGGCGGTCGTCGCGATCTCGGCGAGCGAGCTGGACGACGGCGCCAGGGAGAAGATCCGCGCCGCGCACGGCGGGCTGGTCGCCATGATCGTGGAGGCGCTCGGGGAGCTGGGGCACCAGCATCCCCGACTCGCGGCCATGCTCCTCCAGGGGGTCGTGGACGCCGCGGTGCGCCGTATCGAGCTGGGCGCCGCCGAGGAGCCCCCCGCCATCGCCGAGGCCGCGGTCTCGATGGCGCTCCGCGGGGTCCGGGGAGCCTGAGCCCGCACCGACCCCTTCTGCCGGACCTGCGGGCCTCGTGCCCGGGCGATTCCGGCCGCACTCCGTGCCCGTGCCCTCCCGCGCCCGAGTCCGTGCCGTACGCCACGTGCCGGCCCGGTGCCGTGCGATTCCTGCCGCACTCGGTGCCCGTGCCCCACGTACCAACCCCGGTGCCCGTGCCATTCCTGCGCACTCGGTGCCCGTGCCGCGCTCCACTGCGTCGCTCCGGTGCCCACTGCGCCGTTCCCGCCCCGCCCCCTGCGCCGCGGCCGGTGCGCGGCTCCGCAGCGCCCGCCCACGAGCAGCGTCTGCCCTCCCTCCTGCGGGCCGGGCCGGGCCGTCGCCGGTGGCGTGGCGCCCTGTGGGCGGCGATCGCCGCCGCCAGCAGCAGGGCCTGGACCGCGTCCGCGCCCGCCCGGGACGGAGCGGCCGACACCTCGGCGAGCCCCGGCAGTGCTCCCCCCGGTGCCGGCAGCGCTCCCCCGGGTGCCGTCGGCGGCCCCGGTACGCCGAACACCGGAAGCAGCCGGGACGGGCCGCGGCGCAGGGCCGACGCGGGCAGGAGGGAGAGCGGGTCGAGGTACTCGTCGCCGCGCCGGAGTCCCCAGTGCAGACAGCCGGGCGGACAGTGCGAGGAACCCTCCGCCACCACCGCCACCACCTGCCCCTCGGACACCAGGGCACCCGGCCGGACCAGTGGGCGCACCGGCTCGTAGGTCGTGCGCAGCGGCAGGCCGCCCGTACCCGCCAGTTCGATCGACAGCACTCCGCGCCCCGCCACCGGCCCGGCGAAGGACACCCGGCCCGGCGCCGCGGCGCGCACCTCGGTGCCCGGGGGCGCCGCCAGGTCCACACCGCGGTGGCCCCGCCCGTACGGGGAGGGCGGCGGTGCCCAGCCCCGCACCACCGAGGGGCGGGGCGGGCCCACCGGCCAGACCGCCGCCCGCGCCGCCACCGGGGAGACCAGGACCAGCAGCACCGCCGCCAGCGCCGTCGTCACGACTGCTCGTACGCGATTCATGACGCCGACGGTCCCGCAACCGGCCATCGCCGCGCTGATCATGGTCCGGATCTGTGGACGACCGGCCGGTTGTGGACATCGCCGTCACCCGGCACCCCCGCGGTCCCGTACACTTCTTCTGGCGATCCGGGTCACCCGGGTCGACTTCGCACGCCCCGCCACCACCCTCGTCATCGGTCGGTGGCCGCGCCTCTCGGTCCCCTGTGGCACGGCGCGCCGGGGCGTCAGGACACAACCGGGAAAACTCAAGGAGATACGGCCATGGCCGTCGTCACGATGCGGGAGCTGCTGGAGAGCGGCGTCCACTTCGGTCACCAGACCCGTCGCTGGAACCCGAAGATGAAGCGCTTCATCTTCACCGAGCGCAACGGCATCTACATCATCGACCTGCTCCAGTCGCTGTCGTACATCGACCGCGCCTACGAGTTCGTCAAGGAGACCGTCGCGCACGGCGGCTCCATCATGTTCGTCGGCACGAAGAAGCAGGCGCAGGAGGCCATCGCCGAGCAGGCCACCCGCGTCGGCATGCCCTACGTCAACCAGCGCTGGCTCGGCGGCATGCTCACCAACTTCTCCACCGTCTACAAGCGCCTTCAGCGTCTGAAGGAGCTCGAGGCGATCGACTTCGAGGACGTGGCCGCCTCCGGTCTCACCAAGAAGGAGCTCCTGGTCCTCTCGCGCGAGAAGGCCAAGCTGGAGAAGACCCTCGGTGGCATCCGCGAGATGCAGAAGGTTCCGAGCGCCGTCTGGATCGTCGACACCAAGAAGGAGCACATCGCCGTCGGTGAGGCGCGCAAGCTCCACATCCCGGTCGTCGCGATCCTCGACACCAACTGCGACCCGGACGAGGTCGACTACAAGATCCCGGGCAACGACGACGCGATCCGCTCCGTCACCCTGCTCACCCGCGTGATCGCCGACGCCGTCGCGGAGGGCCTCATCGCCCGTTCCGGCGTCGCGACCGGTGACTCGAAGCCGGGCGAGAAGGCCGCCGGCGAGCCGTTGGCCGAGTGGGAGCGCGACCTGCTCGAGGGCGAGAAGAAGGCCGACGAGACCCCGGCCGCCGAGGCTGAGAAGCCGGCCGACGCCGAGAAGCCGGCCGACGCCGAGCAGGCGGCCGACGCCGCTGCCGAGGCTCCGGCCGCGGACGCCGACAAGGCCTGACACCCAGGTTCCGGTAGCCGGCGGCGGGGGCCCATGAAGCCCCCGCCGTCGGCCCGTAGATCGTTCGACCTCAGCTCTTCGACTTCAGAGAGATTCACAGACATGGCGAACTACACCGCCGCTGACGTTAAGAAGCTCCGCGAGCTCACCGGCGCGGGCATGATGGACTGCAAGAAGGCGCTCGACGAGGCCGACGGCAACGTCGACAAGGCCGTCGAGGCCCTGCGCATCAAGGGCCAGAAGGGCGTCGCCAAGCGCGAGGGCCGCTCCGCCGAGAACGGCGCCGTCGTCTCCCTCATCGCCGACGACAGCACCTCCGGTGTGATCGTCGAGCTGAAGTGCGAGACGGACTTCGTCGCCAAGGGCGAGAAGTTCCA
The Streptomyces tirandamycinicus DNA segment above includes these coding regions:
- the rplS gene encoding 50S ribosomal protein L19, with product MSHVLDAVNAASLRTDLPAFRPGDTVNVHVRVIEGNRSRIQQFKGVVIRRQGSGVSETFTVRKVSFSVGVERTFPVHSPIFEKIELVTRGDVRRAKLYYLRELRGKAAKIKEKREN
- the lepB gene encoding signal peptidase I, with translation MDTEALHTERDRSSAPETHGSGAGEGSRSVRVSRQSPRRWSPWRRAGVLGGACAVFLLLLSHFVMQPFLIPSTSMQPALEVGDRVLVNKLAYRFGSEPRRGDVVVFDGTGSFVPEGVAENPVSAAAREGLSALGLAEPSDTDFVKRVVGVGGDRVVCCDKGGRLEVNGVPVDESYLYAGDAASHVPFDIVVPQGTLWVMGDHRSRSRDSRDHLGEPGGGTVPLDRVVGRADWIGWPAGRWSPLPATGAFDRVTAPEGAHG
- the lepB gene encoding signal peptidase I; protein product: MGSRGRRASHRADTRLPTGTRPTDGGRTLPGRAERRRLAKKVKRRRQRSAVKEIPILITVALVIALVLKTFLVQAFVIPSGSMEQTIRIDDRVLVDKLTPWFGSKPERGDVVVFKDPGGWLEDEQTPRPDDPIVVKQVKDVLTFIGLLPSDDEQDLIKRVVAVGGDSVKCCDADGRVTVNGVPLNEPYLHPGNAPSTMRFDVQVPEGRLFVMGDHRSNSADSRFHLDEEYSGTVSEEEVVGRAVVIAWPLDHWRKLEERGTYASVPDARAGTATALGPSHSVSSRDHKGVVLLPSPAELPLVMGVVGLRLLGRRRSHGVRSGCGGCGGRRTVRTRGARGAARAVREAFPRFRQLRRPSPAGRRRFGGR
- the lepB gene encoding signal peptidase I is translated as MLALLIKTFLVQAFSIPSDSMMNTLQRGDRVLVDKLTPWFGSEPERGEVVVFHDPGGWLDDTHTPEPNLVQRFLSFIGLMPSSEQKDLIKRVIAVGGDTVSCKKGGKVMVNGKALDETSYIRPGSTPCDDKPFGPIRVPEGRIWVMGDNRDNSLDSRYHQELPYNGTVSNEDVVGRAVVVAWPFDRWSTLPVPDTFDQPGLNAAAPIGGTAVPGALAAAGALPIVLVRRRRLTGGRTGG
- the lepB gene encoding signal peptidase I; this encodes MSGMGRTGNGRGRLGSVLSGLAVAVGCVLFLGGFVWGALLYQPYTVPTDSMSPTVAPGDRVLAERIDGSEVRRGDVVVFTDRVWADAPMVKRVVGIGGDTVACCDADGRMTVDGRAVEEPYLRGEEPASPIGFTVSVPEGKLFLLGDERRTSVDSRAHLQEAGQGTVPAGAVSARLDAVAWPLGGVLERPRSFAALPGGISEPGPIRQVLATVTAGAVLILGGAAWGPLAGLAGRRRRSAGRSGAAGRSGAAADA
- a CDS encoding NUDIX hydrolase, which translates into the protein MPEEPAEGLAPGAAADGPALRRVSRVILLDPDDRVLLLHGFEPDDPDDDWWFTPGGGVEGTESREEAALRELAEETGITEVELGPVIWQRQCSFPFDGRRWDQDEWYYLARTRQTATSLTGLTRLERRSVAGLRWWTSAELSAARETVYPTRLAELLRTLLDEGPPSAPVVLAREVV
- a CDS encoding DUF2469 domain-containing protein — protein: MSAEDLEKYETEMELKLYREYRDVVGLFKYVIETERRFYLTNDYEMQVHSVQGEVFFEVSMADAWVWDMYRPARFVKQVRVLTFKDVNIEELNKSDLELPQG
- a CDS encoding YraN family protein, producing MNATRALGRYGEELAARRLAAGGMAVLARNWRCGRAGEIDIVARDGDTVVVCEVKTRRGGPEGRAPFEHPMAAITTAKADRLRRLAACWLELHGGPPPRGGVRIDLVAVLLPRRGAPRVEHVTGVA
- a CDS encoding YifB family Mg chelatase-like AAA ATPase, which gives rise to MGFARTCSVALVGVEGVVVEVQADLEPGVAAFTLVGLPDKSLVESRDRVRAAVVNSGAEWPQKKLTVGLSPASVPKGGSGFDLAVACAVLGAAERVDPRAIADLVLLGELGLDGRVRPVRGVLPAVLAAAEAGYQQVVVPERTAGEASLVPGVSVLGVRSLRQLIAVLNDEPVPEEEPDGDGRPGALLAGLVVPGAGPGTGLPADPDRAGSLPDLADVAGQHGARTALEVAAAGRHHLLLQGPPGAGKTMLAERLPSVLPPLTRKESLEITAVHSVAGILPPGEPLVRTPPYCAPHHSATMQSLVGGGQGVPRPGAVSLAHRGVLFLDEAPEFSGKALDALRQPLESGHVIVARSAGVVRLPARFLLMLAANPCPCGRHTLHGAGCDCPPALIRRYQARLSGPLLDRVDLRVEVEPVSRADLLGQGARGEPSASVAARVGEARDRAAARLSGTPWRANSEVPGHELRTRWHTAPGALAAAERDMERGLLTARGMDRVLRVAWTVADLAGRDRPHARDVDLALQLRTGIARGVPAGFGAGR
- the dprA gene encoding DNA-processing protein DprA, with the protein product MTAGAGEEERRARAALTGVVEPGDERAGGWLRRYGPVELLTRLTAPAGTENPLPGAGEERMRGYRTRAAAARPERDLERVAELGGRFVCPGDPEWPGQLDDLGDARPVGLWVRGPADLRIWALRSVAVVGARACTPYGAHVSGTLASGLAERGWVVVSGAAYGIDAAAHRGALSTGGATVAVLACGVDTVYPRGHTELIGRMVEQGLVVAELPPGAHPTRSRFVLRNRVIAALSRGTVVVEAEYRSGSLATARAAERLGRLTMGVPGPVTSGLSSGVHELLRSGAVLVTDPDEVVELVGDIGELAPARRGPVLPRDLLGPGCARVLEALPVRAALDGREVAVRAGTSPDETLARLYELHSLGFVERRGDRWQLAPGDTTGSNVRRGDA